A DNA window from Castanea sativa cultivar Marrone di Chiusa Pesio chromosome 7, ASM4071231v1 contains the following coding sequences:
- the LOC142643348 gene encoding uncharacterized protein LOC142643348, whose translation MEYSFASYPDSGESSPRSREIDFENPPPWDDQPNQNYKAKFMCSYGGKIHPRPHDNQLSYIGGETKILAVDRTVKFNSFISKLSGICAGGPDSDVSFKYQLPGEDLDALISVTNDDDLEHMMHEYDRLYRASAKPARMRLFLFQAPSQSSFGPDSETPKSDRERFVDALNSGPTEPPKAPTPNNVDFLFGLDKGVAPPPQTAVKIQDSVPEPVVPPVPEFSTRVVGSDPVMNPVEIHRQLQEFQRLQISEHEAAMYRRKSDENLVGPYAGDYYVHKVPEKAPPVTGPPNAGFWPEKQFSGGGFQTSAPEQQMYMIPAPGTVYHAAPMVRPATGPTSQGYYHNMQRVPNDVYREQPVYNMVPQQQQQHQQQQQQQHSPPPQLPPMSASPQTVLPPQPPKMVAYTEGFGVMRPGGGGGMGAVEASGGYAPMVAAAYDSATGRQVYYTPYQGVGTAVSGDMRAAGALGQEGNKVVNKVSQASV comes from the coding sequence GCGAATCCTCGCCGCGCTCACGCGAAATAGATTTTGAGAATCCGCCGCCGTGGGACGATCAGCCTAACCAGAACTACAAAGCGAAGTTCATGTGTAGCTATGGCGGCAAGATCCACCCTCGTCCTCACGACAATCAGCTGTCTTACATCGGCGGCGAGACTAAGATTCTCGCCGTCGATCGTACCGTCAAGTTCAACTCCTTCATTTCCAAGCTCTCCGGTATCTGTGCCGGCGGCCCCGATTCTGACGTGTCGTTCAAGTACCAGCTCCCCGGCGAAGACCTCGACGCTTTGATTTCTGTCACCAACGACGATGACCTCGAGCACATGATGCACGAGTACGACCGTCTCTACCGTGCTTCTGCTAAGCCCGCGCGAATGAGGCTTTTTCTGTTTCAGGCTCCGAGTCAGTCGAGTTTCGGACCCGACTCCGAAACTCCGAAATCGGACCGTGAACGCTTCGTGGATGCTTTGAATTCGGGTCCGACTGAGCCTCCGAAGGCTCCGACGCCGAACAACGTCGATTTTTTGTTCGGTTTGGACAAAGGAGTCGCTCCGCCGCCACAAACTGCTGTGAAGATCCAAGATTCTGTTCCGGAACCCGTGGTCCCGCCGGTTCCTGAATTTTCCACCCGTGTCGTCGGGTCGGATCCGGTTATGAACCCGGTTGAGATCCATAGGCAATTGCAGGAATTCCAGAGGTTACAAATCAGTGAACACGAAGCGGCTATGTATAGAAGAAAAAGCGACGAAAACCTCGTCGGACCTTACGCCGGAGATTACTACGTTCACAAGGTACCGGAAAAAGCTCCTCCGGTAACCGGACCTCCAAACGCCGGGTTCTGGCCGGAAAAACAATTCTCCGGTGGCGGTTTCCAAACGAGTGCACCGGAACAACAGATGTACATGATTCCAGCTCCTGGCACAGTTTACCACGCTGCACCAATGGTCCGACCGGCAACCGGGCCAACCAGTCAAGGGTACTACCACAACATGCAGCGTGTTCCTAACGACGTTTACCGGGAGCAGCCGGTTTATAATATGGTccctcaacaacaacaacaacatcaacaacaacaacaacaacaacactcTCCGCCGCCGCAGCTGCCACCGATGTCAGCTTCACCACAAACCGTTTTGCCGCCACAGCCGCCGAAAATGGTGGCGTACACGGAGGGGTTCGGAGTCATGCGACCGGGTGGCGGCGGTGGAATGGGGGCCGTGGAAGCGAGTGGAGGTTACGCGCCGATGGTGGCAGCAGCTTACGACAGTGCAACGGGGAGACAGGTTTATTATACGCCGTATCAGGGTGTCGGCACGGCGGTTAGCGGTGACATGAGGGCAGCTGGGGCGTTGGGTCAAGAGGGTAATAAGGTAGTTAACAAGGTTTCACAAGCTTCTGTGTGA